From one Phaenicophaeus curvirostris isolate KB17595 chromosome 38, BPBGC_Pcur_1.0, whole genome shotgun sequence genomic stretch:
- the TAMALIN gene encoding protein TAMALIN isoform X2, translating into MRRLRSAPRPQSCTGHWRPPGGPCPACARRVVTLQKEAEETFGFEIQTYGLHHPDRNRVELLTFVCRVHGGSAAEAAGLQPGDAITGVNGLNVEGVRHREIVEIIKNSGNALRLDTLYGTSVRRAELEARLQYLKQTLYEKWGEYRSLMVQEQRLVRGVVAKDPSIYATLESVRWCLQAAGGLPGGSPRGSACGSDDSLYQTCLFATDDGDADKDAAGDAACSDAAGDAARDAAEDAAGVADNDAASDAPRDADSGGPVPPPPRPRPALSRSASLKLGGAGAAGRLWARAGDPPEGGGAAAPRKCRHSSFRRRLLKFIPGLNRALEEEESQL; encoded by the exons ATGCGGCGGCTCCGGAGCGCCCCGCGCCCGCAGAGCTGTACCGGGCACTGGCGGCCGCCGGGGGGACCCTGCCCCGCGTGCGCACG gAGGGTGGTGACGCTGCAGAAGGAGGCGGAGGAGACCTTTGGCTTCGAGATCCAG ACCTACGGGCTGCACCACCCTGACAGGAACCGCGTGGAGCTGCTGACCTTCGTGTGCCGCGTGCACGGCGGGAGCGCGGCCGAGGCGGCGGGGCTGCAGCCCG GGGATGCCATCACTGGGGTGAATGGGCTCAATGTGGAGGGTGTGCGGCACCGCGAGATCGTGGAGATCATCAAGAACTCGGGGAACGCGCTGCG cctcGACACGCTGTACGGGACGTCCGTCCGGAGGGCTGAGCTGGAGGCCCGGCTGCAGTACCTGAAG CAAACGCTCTACGAGAAGTGGGGCGAGTACCGCTCGCTGATGGTGCAGGAGCAGCGCTTGGTGCGAG GTGTGGTGGCCAAGGACCCCAGCATCTACGCCACGCTGGAGTCGGTGCGCTGGTGCCTGCAGGCTGCGGGGGGGCTCCCCGGCGGCTCCCCCCGCGGCAGCGCGTGCGGCAGCGACGATTCCCTCTACCAAACGTGCCTCTTCGCCACCGACGACGGGGATGCAGACAAGGATGCAGCCGGGGATGCTGCGTGCAGCGATGCGGCCGGGGATGCGGCCAGAGATGCAGCCGAGGATGCAGCCGGGGTCGCAGACAATGATGCAGCGAGTGATGCACCCAGGGATGCGGACAGTGGGGGTCCCGTGCCGCcccccccgcggccccggccAGCCCTGAGCCGCAGCGCCAGCCTCAAGCTGGGGggcgcgggggccgcggggcggcTGTGGGCACGCGCCGGGGACCCCCCTGAAGGTGGGGGGGCGGCTGCGCCCCGAAAGTGCCGGCACAGCAGCTTCCGCCGGCGGCTGCTCAAGTTCATCCCGGGGCTGAACCGGgcgctggaggaggaggagagccaGCTCTGA
- the TAMALIN gene encoding protein TAMALIN isoform X1: MTLRRLRRLRTKEEDAAAPERPAPAELYRALAAAGGTLPRVRTGEGLRWASPSESPQEHRRVVTLQKEAEETFGFEIQTYGLHHPDRNRVELLTFVCRVHGGSAAEAAGLQPGDAITGVNGLNVEGVRHREIVEIIKNSGNALRLDTLYGTSVRRAELEARLQYLKQTLYEKWGEYRSLMVQEQRLVRGVVAKDPSIYATLESVRWCLQAAGGLPGGSPRGSACGSDDSLYQTCLFATDDGDADKDAAGDAACSDAAGDAARDAAEDAAGVADNDAASDAPRDADSGGPVPPPPRPRPALSRSASLKLGGAGAAGRLWARAGDPPEGGGAAAPRKCRHSSFRRRLLKFIPGLNRALEEEESQL, from the exons ATGACCCTGCGGCGGCTGCGGCGGCTCCGGACCAAGGAGGAGGATGCGGCGGCTCCGGAGCGCCCCGCGCCCGCAGAGCTGTACCGGGCACTGGCGGCCGCCGGGGGGACCCTGCCCCGCGTGCGCACG GGTGAGGGGCTCCGGTGGGCGTCCCCGAGCGAGTCCCCCCAGGAGCACAG gAGGGTGGTGACGCTGCAGAAGGAGGCGGAGGAGACCTTTGGCTTCGAGATCCAG ACCTACGGGCTGCACCACCCTGACAGGAACCGCGTGGAGCTGCTGACCTTCGTGTGCCGCGTGCACGGCGGGAGCGCGGCCGAGGCGGCGGGGCTGCAGCCCG GGGATGCCATCACTGGGGTGAATGGGCTCAATGTGGAGGGTGTGCGGCACCGCGAGATCGTGGAGATCATCAAGAACTCGGGGAACGCGCTGCG cctcGACACGCTGTACGGGACGTCCGTCCGGAGGGCTGAGCTGGAGGCCCGGCTGCAGTACCTGAAG CAAACGCTCTACGAGAAGTGGGGCGAGTACCGCTCGCTGATGGTGCAGGAGCAGCGCTTGGTGCGAG GTGTGGTGGCCAAGGACCCCAGCATCTACGCCACGCTGGAGTCGGTGCGCTGGTGCCTGCAGGCTGCGGGGGGGCTCCCCGGCGGCTCCCCCCGCGGCAGCGCGTGCGGCAGCGACGATTCCCTCTACCAAACGTGCCTCTTCGCCACCGACGACGGGGATGCAGACAAGGATGCAGCCGGGGATGCTGCGTGCAGCGATGCGGCCGGGGATGCGGCCAGAGATGCAGCCGAGGATGCAGCCGGGGTCGCAGACAATGATGCAGCGAGTGATGCACCCAGGGATGCGGACAGTGGGGGTCCCGTGCCGCcccccccgcggccccggccAGCCCTGAGCCGCAGCGCCAGCCTCAAGCTGGGGggcgcgggggccgcggggcggcTGTGGGCACGCGCCGGGGACCCCCCTGAAGGTGGGGGGGCGGCTGCGCCCCGAAAGTGCCGGCACAGCAGCTTCCGCCGGCGGCTGCTCAAGTTCATCCCGGGGCTGAACCGGgcgctggaggaggaggagagccaGCTCTGA
- the ACVR1B gene encoding activin receptor type-1B, translated as MAAAPPPPRRARRPPPPAALPLLLVAAAIGGARALTCLCSDCKQANSTCETDGACMVSVFNLDGVKHHVRTCIPEAKLIPAGKPFYCLSSEDLRNTHCCYSDFCNKIDLMVPSGHLKDNEPPSSWGPVELVAVIAGPVFLLFVVVIIVVFGFLHHQRVYHNRQRLDVEDPSCEMCLSKDKTLQDLVYDLSTSGSGSGLPLFVQRTVARTIVLQEIIGKGRFGEVWRGRWRGGDVAVKIFSSREERSWFREAEIYQTVMLRHENILGFIAADNKDNGTWTQLWLVSDYHEHGSLFDYLNRYTVTIEGMIKLALSAASGLAHLHMEIVGTQGKPGIAHRDLKSKNILVKKNGTCAIADLGLAVRHDSVTDTIDIAPNQRVGTKRYMAPEVLDETINMKHFDSFKCADIYALGLVYWEIARRCNAGGIHEEYQLPYYDLVPSDPSIEEMRKVVCDQKLRPNIPNWWQSYEALRVMGKMMRECWYANGAARLTALRIKKTLSQLSVQEDVKI; from the exons CTTTGACCTGTTTGTGCTCCGACTGCAAACAAGCGAACTCCACCTGCGAAACAGACGGCGCCTGCATGGTCTCGGTCTTCAACCTCGATGGTGTCAAACATCACGTTCGGACCTGCATTCCTGAAGCAAAATTGATTCCTGCTGGGAAACCCTTCTATTGTCTGAGCTCAGAAGATCTGCGTAATACTCACTGCTGCTACTCTGATTTTTGCAACAAAATTGATTTAATGGTTCCCAGTG GACACCTGAAGGATAACGAACCCCCGTCGAGCTGGGGTCCTGTGGAGCTAGTGGCAGTGATTGCCGGGCCTGTCTTCCTTCTGTTTGTTGTCGTGATCATCGTagtctttggttttcttcacCACCAACGCGTCTACCACAACCGCCAGCGGCTGGACGTGGAAGACCCTTCTTGTGAAATGTGCCTGTCGAAGGATAAGACCTTGCAAGATCTGGTCTACGATCTCTCCACCTCCGGCTCTGGCTCAG GGTTGCCGCTTTTTGTCCAGCGCACTGTGGCCCGAACGATTGTCCTGCAGGAGATCATTGGGAAAGGCCGATTCGGAGAAGTGTGGCGTGGCAGGTGGCGCGGAGGGGACGTAGCAGTGAAAATCTTCTCTTCACGTGAGGAGCGGTCCTGGTTTAGGGAAGCAGAAATCTATCAAACTGTTATGTTGCGCCATGAGAACATCCTGGGATTTATTGCTGCAGATAATAAAG ATAACGGAACGTGGACCCAGTTGTGGCTTGTCTCTGACTACCACGAGCACGGCTCTCTCTTTGACTACCTAAATCGGTACACGGTGACCATCGAGGGGATGATCAAGCTCGCCCTGTCTGCTGCCAGCGGGCTGGCCCACCTGCACATGGAGATCGTGGGAACTCAGG GAAAGCCTGGGATTGCTCACAGAGACTTGAAATCCAAGAACATCCTGGTGAAGAAGAATGGCACGTGCGCCATCGCTGACCTTGGCCTGGCCGTCCGGCACGACTCTGTTACGGATACGATTGACATCGCACCAAATCAAAGGGTCGGAACCAAACG ATACATGGCCCCAGAAGTCCTGGATGAAACCATTAACATGAAGCATTTTGACTCATTTAAATGTGCCGATATCTACGCCTTGGGCTTGGTCTACTGGGAGATTGCTCGAAGGTGTAATGCTGGAG gTATCCACGAGGAATATCAGCTGCCATATTACGACCTCGTACCCTCCGATCCTTCTATTGAGGAGATGCGGAAGGTCGTATGTGATCAGAAATTACGGCCTAATATCCCAAACTGGTGGCAAAGCTATGAG GCACTACGGGTGATGGGGAAGATGATGCGGGAGTGCTGGTACGCCAACGGAGCGGCTCGGCTCACCGCCCTCCGCATTAAGAAAACCCTCTCGCAGCTCAGCGTCCAGGAAGATGTGAAAATCTAA